The following are encoded in a window of Lacinutrix sp. WUR7 genomic DNA:
- a CDS encoding DUF4870 domain-containing protein: MKREDKQLLVITHLSQLITLVTGFGSLILPLILWVTQKEKVQQMDVHGKNIINFQLSLIVYCIICVPLILLFGLGLLGFMVLGIISIIFPIINAIKASNGETPTYPLSFNFIN; this comes from the coding sequence ATGAAAAGAGAAGACAAACAACTTTTAGTTATTACCCATTTAAGCCAATTAATTACATTAGTTACTGGTTTTGGTAGTTTAATTCTTCCGCTTATTCTTTGGGTTACTCAAAAAGAAAAAGTACAGCAAATGGATGTGCATGGTAAAAACATCATTAATTTTCAGTTGAGCTTAATTGTATATTGTATAATTTGCGTGCCATTAATTCTTTTATTCGGATTAGGACTTTTAGGTTTTATGGTTTTAGGAATTATATCTATAATCTTTCCTATTATAAATGCTATTAAAGCAAGTAATGGGGAAACACCAACCTATCCTTTATCTTTTAATTTTATTAATTAG
- a CDS encoding DUF6691 family protein, producing MKSILYILVGFFFGIIMYKSEAASWFRIYEMFQFQSFHMYGIIGTALAFGIVFVQVIKHYKIKSIDGNPIVILPKEKSFSRYMIGGIIFGLGWALAGACPGPIFVLVGAGFVPILIVLASAVLGTFLYGVLKEKLPH from the coding sequence ATGAAAAGCATTTTATATATCCTTGTTGGTTTTTTCTTCGGAATAATTATGTACAAATCGGAAGCTGCTTCGTGGTTTCGTATTTACGAAATGTTTCAGTTTCAATCCTTCCACATGTATGGAATCATAGGAACGGCTTTAGCTTTCGGAATCGTATTTGTGCAAGTAATAAAACATTATAAAATAAAATCTATAGATGGTAATCCCATTGTGATCCTTCCTAAAGAAAAATCATTTTCGAGGTATATGATTGGTGGAATCATTTTTGGACTTGGTTGGGCTTTAGCTGGCGCATGTCCGGGACCCATTTTTGTGCTTGTCGGTGCTGGTTTTGTTCCAATACTCATTGTATTAGCCTCGGCAGTACTTGGTACTTTTCTTTATGGTGTATTAAAAGAGAAACTGCCGCATTAA
- a CDS encoding YeeE/YedE family protein — protein sequence MEFFLQPWPWYLSGFLIACTMLILLLMGKKFGMSSNLKTFCAACGAGKVSPFFQSDWKSDKWNLLVVVGAILGGFVASHYLSNGEMPAISEATKASLASINISTENQYMPRELFSISALSDIKTILILIVGGVLIGFGARYAGGCTSGHAISGLSNLQLPSLIAVIGFFIGGLAMVHLLFPLIF from the coding sequence ATGGAATTTTTCTTACAACCTTGGCCTTGGTATCTTTCGGGCTTTTTAATAGCGTGCACCATGCTAATCCTATTGTTAATGGGGAAAAAATTTGGAATGTCCTCTAACTTAAAAACTTTTTGTGCTGCTTGTGGTGCAGGAAAAGTAAGTCCTTTTTTTCAATCCGATTGGAAATCTGATAAATGGAATTTATTGGTGGTAGTAGGAGCTATTCTAGGCGGTTTTGTCGCTTCTCATTATTTATCTAATGGGGAAATGCCTGCAATTAGTGAAGCTACAAAAGCATCTTTAGCAAGCATAAATATTTCTACTGAAAATCAATATATGCCTAGAGAGTTATTCTCTATTTCCGCTTTAAGCGATATAAAAACGATACTTATTTTAATAGTTGGAGGGGTACTCATTGGTTTTGGCGCTCGTTATGCTGGAGGTTGTACTTCTGGTCACGCTATTTCTGGTTTAAGTAATTTACAATTGCCTTCCTTAATTGCTGTTATTGGCTTTTTTATTGGCGGATTGGCTATGGTTCATTTATTATTCCCTCTAATATTTTAA
- a CDS encoding DUF2892 domain-containing protein codes for MLNTYFRVIVGVMVLLSVVLSVYVSPKWMWFTVFIGVNLIQSAFTKWCLLETILVKFGIKKEGASCSVK; via the coding sequence ATGTTAAATACATATTTTAGAGTTATAGTAGGTGTAATGGTTTTGTTAAGCGTTGTGCTTTCTGTATATGTGAGTCCAAAATGGATGTGGTTTACCGTGTTTATTGGCGTGAATTTAATACAATCGGCTTTTACAAAATGGTGTTTGTTAGAAACAATATTAGTAAAGTTCGGTATTAAAAAAGAAGGAGCAAGTTGTAGTGTAAAATAA
- a CDS encoding efflux RND transporter permease subunit yields the protein MKEGIAGKIAKVFMQSKLTVLLMIVFMVVGVYSSFLIPREEEPQIDVPLADIFVGYPGASPTEVESRVIKPLEQLISNIKGVEYVYSTSMKEQGMVIVQFYVGEDIERSFVKLYNEINKHMDQMPAGVTFPLVKTRAIDDVPMLGLTLWSENYDDYQLNQMGQELEAEIKKINDVAVTHKIGGRDRQLRVVLDKDKLAASGLDFLSVSEMIKANNSQLSAGSFDKNDTEFLVNTGAFLASVTDVENLVVGVQQNQPIYLKQVAKIIDGPEVPQNYVSLGYGKGSVKSADYKSEYPAVTISVAKRKGADAMKIAEVIIDKVDHLRTTLIPDDVHVEVTRNYGETASHKVSELLWHLIGSIFAVTLVVMLAMGWRGGLVVFLSVPITFALTLLSYYMMDYTLNRITLFALVFVTGIVVDDSIIIAENMHRHFKMKRLPFKQAALYAINEVGNPTILATFTVIASVLPMAFVSGLMGPYMAPMPIGASIAMILSLFVALTITPYLGYIFLREKDKKGAEEKPEKAVEDTLIYRIYNRFERPLLESKAKRWLFLGGTFLVLMATMVLFFTKSVAVKMLPFDNKNEFQVVIDMPEGTTLERTGVVAQEVSQYLSTRPEVVNYQNYVGTSAPITFNGLVRHYDLRGGSNMADIQVNLIDKEERTAQSHDIAKLMRPDIQKIAAKYNANIKLVEVPPGPPVMSTIVAEVYGPDYNEQIRIANSVQDILKNTADVVDIDWMVEADQTEYQFDINKEKAMLYGVAPQQIAYTMNMALSNRAITTLYDENAVNQVGLVLALDEKEKSTISDISQLKVKSKQGNMVPIADLVTITETTAAKSIYRKNQKRVVYVMADMAGELESPAYAILGMEEKLKEIPLPKGYELNEMYLGQPDFEDNYTVKWDGEWQITLEVFRDLGIAFLGAIILIYILIVGWFQNFKAPIVMMVAIPLSLIGIILGHWIMGAFFTATSFIGMIALAGIMVRNSVLLIDFINLRTTEGVPLKQACIEAGAVRTTPILLTAGTVVIGAFVILFDPIFQGLAISLMGGTIVSTVLTLLVVPLVYYMIEKKNFK from the coding sequence ATGAAAGAAGGAATCGCAGGTAAAATTGCCAAAGTCTTTATGCAATCGAAGCTTACAGTGCTTTTAATGATTGTATTTATGGTGGTTGGTGTGTACAGTTCGTTTTTAATTCCGCGTGAAGAAGAACCACAAATTGATGTGCCATTGGCAGACATTTTTGTGGGATATCCTGGAGCAAGTCCTACGGAAGTAGAGTCGCGTGTGATTAAGCCTTTAGAGCAATTAATATCGAATATTAAAGGGGTAGAATATGTGTATTCTACGTCGATGAAAGAGCAAGGAATGGTCATTGTACAGTTTTATGTTGGCGAAGATATTGAACGCTCTTTTGTGAAATTATACAACGAAATTAATAAGCACATGGATCAAATGCCTGCTGGTGTTACGTTTCCATTGGTGAAAACACGTGCTATTGATGATGTGCCAATGTTGGGTTTAACGTTGTGGAGTGAAAATTACGACGATTACCAGTTAAATCAAATGGGGCAAGAGTTGGAAGCTGAAATTAAAAAGATTAACGACGTCGCTGTTACGCATAAAATTGGTGGTAGAGATCGTCAATTACGGGTGGTTCTAGACAAAGATAAGTTGGCTGCAAGCGGATTGGATTTCTTATCGGTTTCAGAAATGATTAAAGCGAATAACAGCCAATTAAGTGCTGGTAGTTTTGATAAAAATGATACCGAATTTTTAGTAAATACAGGAGCTTTTTTAGCTTCGGTTACAGATGTTGAAAATTTAGTAGTTGGTGTGCAACAAAATCAGCCCATATATTTAAAACAAGTCGCTAAAATTATTGATGGACCAGAAGTACCACAAAATTATGTGAGTTTAGGTTACGGAAAAGGAAGTGTGAAATCGGCAGATTATAAATCGGAATATCCTGCAGTAACTATTTCAGTAGCAAAAAGAAAAGGAGCAGATGCGATGAAAATTGCAGAAGTTATTATTGATAAAGTGGATCATTTACGTACTACTTTAATTCCGGATGATGTACATGTGGAAGTGACTAGAAATTATGGGGAAACAGCATCGCATAAAGTATCCGAATTACTTTGGCACCTTATTGGTTCTATCTTTGCTGTAACCCTTGTGGTGATGCTAGCAATGGGATGGCGAGGCGGATTGGTCGTGTTTTTATCCGTTCCAATTACGTTTGCTTTGACCTTATTGAGTTACTATATGATGGATTATACACTAAACCGTATTACTTTATTTGCTTTAGTATTTGTAACCGGAATTGTGGTGGATGACTCGATTATTATTGCCGAAAATATGCACAGGCATTTCAAGATGAAACGCTTGCCATTTAAGCAAGCCGCTTTGTATGCGATAAATGAAGTTGGGAATCCAACCATTTTAGCAACATTTACGGTAATAGCGTCTGTTTTACCTATGGCTTTTGTTTCCGGATTAATGGGTCCGTATATGGCGCCAATGCCAATTGGTGCATCGATAGCTATGATATTATCCTTGTTTGTAGCATTAACGATCACGCCATATTTAGGCTATATTTTCTTAAGAGAAAAAGATAAAAAAGGAGCAGAAGAGAAACCAGAAAAAGCGGTTGAAGACACGCTTATTTATAGAATTTATAATAGGTTTGAGCGTCCGTTATTAGAAAGTAAAGCAAAACGTTGGTTGTTTTTAGGAGGAACATTTTTGGTGTTAATGGCAACGATGGTATTATTTTTTACTAAATCGGTTGCAGTAAAAATGTTGCCTTTTGATAATAAAAATGAATTTCAAGTAGTGATCGATATGCCAGAAGGTACCACCTTAGAGCGAACAGGAGTTGTAGCACAAGAAGTATCGCAATACCTATCTACGCGACCAGAAGTAGTGAATTATCAAAATTATGTAGGTACTTCAGCTCCAATTACTTTCAACGGTTTGGTACGTCATTACGATTTACGTGGCGGATCAAATATGGCAGATATTCAAGTGAATTTAATTGATAAAGAAGAACGTACCGCGCAAAGTCATGATATTGCTAAGTTAATGCGTCCAGACATTCAGAAGATTGCAGCGAAGTATAACGCAAATATTAAATTGGTAGAAGTGCCACCAGGACCACCAGTTATGTCCACTATTGTTGCAGAAGTGTATGGACCAGATTATAATGAGCAGATTAGAATAGCCAATAGCGTTCAGGATATATTAAAAAACACGGCGGATGTGGTAGATATTGATTGGATGGTGGAAGCAGATCAAACCGAATATCAATTCGATATTAATAAAGAAAAAGCAATGTTGTATGGTGTAGCACCACAGCAAATTGCATATACCATGAATATGGCATTGTCTAATAGAGCGATTACAACGTTATATGATGAAAATGCGGTGAACCAAGTTGGTTTGGTATTGGCTTTAGATGAAAAGGAAAAATCGACCATAAGTGATATTTCACAATTAAAGGTGAAATCGAAACAAGGTAATATGGTGCCTATTGCAGATTTGGTAACCATTACGGAAACGACTGCAGCAAAAAGCATTTACCGTAAAAACCAAAAACGCGTGGTGTATGTGATGGCAGATATGGCAGGAGAATTAGAAAGTCCGGCGTATGCTATTCTTGGAATGGAAGAAAAGTTGAAAGAAATTCCATTACCAAAAGGTTATGAATTAAACGAAATGTATTTAGGGCAACCTGATTTTGAAGATAATTATACGGTAAAATGGGATGGAGAATGGCAAATTACTTTAGAAGTTTTTAGAGACTTAGGAATTGCCTTTTTAGGAGCTATTATCTTAATATATATCTTAATTGTAGGTTGGTTTCAAAACTTTAAAGCACCAATTGTAATGATGGTTGCTATTCCTTTATCCTTAATCGGAATTATTCTGGGACACTGGATAATGGGCGCATTTTTTACAGCAACTTCTTTTATAGGTATGATTGCTTTAGCTGGAATTATGGTTAGAAATTCCGTATTACTTATTGACTTTATTAACCTAAGAACTACGGAAGGTGTACCACTAAAACAAGCTTGTATTGAAGCAGGAGCAGTACGTACAACGCCAATTCTATTAACAGCAGGAACGGTGGTTATTGGTGCATTCGTGATACTGTTTGATCCCATTTTTCAAGGATTAGCAATCTCGTTAATGGGAGGAACTATTGTGTCTACCGTGCTGACTTTATTGGTGGTTCCATTAGTTTACTATATGATAGAGAAAAAGAATTTTAAATAA
- a CDS encoding efflux RND transporter periplasmic adaptor subunit yields the protein MKKHLYLLTISTALLFLISCGSEDKKPVVDNSPAISVKTSQVTTNGSSPFLSVSGKIQATNSADLSTRMMGYVNKVHVNVGDKVRKGQLLISINNSDLQAKRAQVNAGITEANAALKNAQKDYNRFKNLFADNSASQKEMDDMTANYEMAKARVEAANQMKNEINAQFAYSNITAPFSGTVTSKNVEAGNMANPGVSLISIETPGNFEVMAMVPETEISAINKGTAVDVLVKSINKTIKGKVAEVSTSAKNTGGQYLVKIDLDKTDANILSGMFTTVQFPVERKATSSMVLIPTEAIVTNGQLSGVYTVSQSNTALLRWLRLGRTFGNQVEVLSGLNADEAYIVSAEGKLFNGAKITIQ from the coding sequence ATGAAAAAACACTTATACCTATTAACAATATCCACAGCATTATTATTCTTAATTAGTTGTGGTAGCGAAGACAAAAAGCCAGTTGTAGATAATTCGCCAGCAATTAGCGTGAAAACGAGCCAAGTAACAACTAATGGAAGTAGTCCTTTTTTGTCTGTAAGCGGAAAAATACAAGCCACGAATAGTGCCGATTTAAGCACTAGAATGATGGGTTATGTAAATAAAGTACACGTTAACGTTGGAGATAAAGTGCGTAAAGGTCAATTATTAATATCGATTAATAATAGCGATTTACAAGCCAAAAGAGCACAAGTAAATGCAGGAATAACAGAAGCTAATGCTGCTTTAAAAAATGCGCAAAAAGATTACAATCGTTTTAAAAATCTGTTCGCAGATAATAGCGCATCGCAAAAAGAAATGGATGATATGACTGCTAATTATGAAATGGCAAAAGCTAGAGTAGAAGCAGCCAATCAAATGAAAAACGAAATCAACGCTCAATTTGCATATAGTAATATAACTGCACCTTTTAGCGGAACGGTGACTAGTAAAAATGTGGAAGCTGGTAATATGGCTAATCCTGGAGTATCATTAATAAGTATAGAAACGCCTGGAAATTTTGAAGTGATGGCAATGGTTCCTGAAACGGAAATTTCTGCTATTAACAAAGGAACTGCAGTGGATGTATTGGTGAAATCGATTAATAAAACCATAAAAGGAAAAGTAGCAGAAGTAAGTACATCTGCTAAAAATACTGGCGGACAATATTTAGTAAAAATAGATTTAGATAAAACAGATGCCAATATTTTATCAGGCATGTTTACCACGGTGCAATTTCCTGTGGAAAGAAAAGCAACGTCATCTATGGTTTTAATTCCTACCGAGGCTATTGTAACCAACGGACAATTATCTGGAGTGTATACTGTAAGTCAGAGTAATACAGCATTATTACGTTGGTTGCGCTTAGGTCGAACTTTTGGTAATCAAGTAGAAGTATTGTCTGGTTTAAATGCAGACGAGGCTTACATTGTTTCGGCTGAAGGCAAACTGTTTAATGGAGCGAAAATCACCATTCAATAA
- a CDS encoding TolC family protein, with the protein MKNYIYISILLLGLTLSVQAQEVVPIAKTEVLTKVSEDNTSIKISEEDFNIAKADYRQTNAVFLPNISASHTGIATTNPLMAFGSKLNQEILTQNDFSPALLNNPSQIENYATKFEIQQPLINVDGIYQRKAAKSKMEAMSLKTERTQDYLVFEVDKAYMQLQLAYKAVAVLEKALVAANANKKLADDSFKQGYLQRADVLNVEVRVTEVQNQLQTAKSNVQNASNYLSFLMSDENYVVYIPTDELVITTFALEDKKISENRSDIKAMQLASSAYEAMNKADKMAFLPRLNAFGSYELYDDQIFQGDANGYLFGAQLSWDIFQGSKRFGKAQKSKSEFEKSKLEYKQYVSQSNLELNKAKRAFTDAENKLELTTLALEQSEESLRIRTNRFKEGLEKTSDLLLAETQYAQKQLEYYQTIFEYNYAQAYVQFLTKE; encoded by the coding sequence ATGAAAAACTATATTTATATATCAATATTGCTTTTAGGATTAACACTTTCAGTGCAAGCACAAGAAGTCGTACCTATTGCAAAAACGGAAGTTTTGACTAAAGTATCGGAGGATAACACGAGTATTAAAATTTCGGAAGAAGATTTTAATATTGCCAAAGCCGATTACCGACAAACAAACGCCGTGTTTTTACCAAACATTTCAGCTAGTCATACAGGGATTGCAACTACAAATCCGTTAATGGCTTTTGGTTCTAAATTGAATCAAGAAATACTAACTCAAAATGATTTTAGTCCAGCATTATTAAACAATCCTTCTCAGATTGAAAACTACGCAACAAAATTCGAAATTCAGCAGCCATTAATTAATGTCGATGGCATCTATCAGCGTAAAGCGGCCAAATCCAAAATGGAAGCGATGTCTTTAAAGACAGAGCGTACACAGGATTATTTAGTGTTTGAGGTAGACAAGGCATACATGCAATTACAATTAGCATATAAGGCCGTTGCCGTTTTAGAAAAAGCGTTAGTTGCTGCAAATGCCAATAAAAAATTAGCAGACGATAGCTTTAAACAAGGCTATTTGCAACGTGCAGATGTATTGAATGTAGAAGTACGCGTTACCGAAGTTCAAAACCAATTACAAACTGCTAAGAGTAATGTGCAAAATGCATCCAATTATTTGTCTTTTTTAATGAGTGATGAAAACTATGTGGTGTACATACCAACAGATGAATTGGTGATTACAACCTTTGCTTTGGAAGATAAAAAGATTTCCGAAAACCGTTCGGATATTAAAGCGATGCAATTAGCTTCGAGTGCATACGAAGCGATGAATAAAGCAGATAAAATGGCGTTTTTACCAAGATTGAATGCTTTTGGAAGTTACGAGTTGTATGATGATCAAATTTTTCAAGGCGATGCAAATGGTTATTTATTTGGAGCACAATTAAGTTGGGATATTTTTCAAGGTTCCAAACGTTTTGGCAAAGCACAAAAAAGTAAATCCGAATTCGAAAAATCGAAATTAGAATACAAACAATATGTATCACAAAGTAATTTAGAATTAAACAAAGCGAAACGTGCTTTTACTGATGCCGAGAATAAGCTAGAATTAACAACTTTAGCATTAGAACAATCGGAAGAATCTTTACGAATTCGAACAAATAGATTCAAGGAAGGTTTAGAAAAAACTTCTGATTTATTACTAGCCGAAACGCAATATGCACAAAAGCAATTGGAATATTACCAAACCATTTTTGAATACAATTACGCACAAGCATATGTACAATTTTTAACTAAAGAATAA
- a CDS encoding metal-dependent hydrolase, producing MDSLTQIVLGAAVGEAVLGKKVGNKAMLYGAIAGTIPDFDVFASYFTDTVSALAIHRGFTHSIVFSVLFAPLFGWIVSRYETYKNFKNWSWLFFWAFVTHPILDAHTTWGTQLFWPLDLRLAFKSIFVIDPLYTLPFLVFLILAMRQKRTSEKRRFYNKMGLIVSTSYLALTLVLKWISYTKFESALATQNIAYSDMDTRPSPLNTILWSANVQTEDAYLLGNYSFFDSQPITFESYPKHHELLGNLVEDESVKRMITITEGWYTINKKDDTLFFNDLRFGLLSLTPKSDNFVFKYRLDVDASGKVVFTEEPKNNREGKKLLTELWQRLKGN from the coding sequence ATGGATTCATTAACACAAATAGTATTAGGAGCAGCTGTAGGAGAAGCTGTTTTAGGTAAAAAAGTTGGAAACAAAGCCATGCTTTATGGTGCTATTGCAGGAACTATTCCAGATTTCGATGTGTTTGCTTCTTATTTTACAGACACCGTTTCTGCTCTTGCTATACATCGCGGATTTACACACTCTATTGTGTTTTCGGTACTTTTCGCTCCCCTATTTGGTTGGATTGTTTCCCGATATGAGACTTATAAAAATTTCAAAAATTGGTCTTGGTTATTCTTTTGGGCATTTGTAACCCATCCTATTCTAGATGCACATACTACTTGGGGAACACAATTGTTTTGGCCTTTGGATTTACGATTAGCTTTTAAAAGCATATTTGTAATTGATCCATTATACACCCTACCTTTCTTAGTGTTTTTAATTTTGGCAATGCGACAAAAACGCACTTCTGAAAAACGACGTTTTTATAACAAAATGGGATTGATAGTAAGCACATCTTATTTGGCTTTAACCTTAGTTTTAAAATGGATTTCCTATACGAAATTTGAATCTGCTTTAGCTACCCAAAACATAGCGTATTCAGATATGGACACGAGACCTTCTCCTTTAAACACCATACTTTGGAGTGCCAATGTGCAAACCGAAGATGCATATTTACTTGGAAATTATTCGTTTTTTGATTCGCAACCAATTACTTTTGAAAGCTACCCTAAACATCATGAATTATTAGGAAATCTAGTTGAAGATGAAAGCGTAAAACGTATGATTACTATTACCGAAGGCTGGTATACCATCAATAAAAAAGACGATACACTTTTTTTTAATGATTTACGGTTTGGCTTGTTAAGTTTAACACCAAAATCCGACAACTTTGTTTTTAAATACAGACTAGATGTAGATGCTTCTGGAAAGGTTGTATTTACAGAAGAACCTAAAAATAATCGGGAAGGCAAAAAACTGCTAACCGAATTATGGCAACGATTAAAAGGGAATTAA
- a CDS encoding nicotinate phosphoribosyltransferase: protein MDITAAYTDLYQITMAQVYFVTKPNGNAVFDYYYRRNPFDNGYAIFAGLEDVLDILESLKFSDSDISYLKQKGFENEFLEYLKNFSFKGSIRSSKEGDIVFPNRPILQVEANIIEAQIIETLLLNILNFQTLIATKASRIRYSAKDAILLDMGLRRAHATGGYYASRAAAIGGFDSTSNVKAAEDYNIPSTGTMAHSFIQSYDNELEAFRDFAQVRPKNCVLLIDTYNTLKLGLPNAIIVAKEMEERGDKLFGIRLDSGDLAYLSKKARAILDAADLGYVKIVVSNQLDEFVIKSLKEQNAPIDVFGVGTNLVTGRPDAALDGVYKLSEYNGAPRIKLSENIIKVSLPFKKQVYRMIDADGMFYGADAVAIYSEGEINKMEHPFDITKQIDITLLKKEPLLELVMEHGKRVVPARTVTEISKYSQSRLEKLPNEYKRFQNPHIYKIGLSSQLKSERNDLINQHKS from the coding sequence ATGGACATTACTGCTGCTTATACCGATCTATATCAAATTACCATGGCGCAAGTCTACTTTGTTACCAAACCAAATGGTAACGCTGTCTTTGATTATTATTATCGTCGTAATCCTTTTGATAATGGCTATGCCATATTTGCAGGTTTAGAAGATGTTTTAGATATTCTGGAGTCGCTTAAATTCTCCGATTCTGATATCTCTTACTTAAAGCAAAAGGGTTTTGAAAATGAGTTTTTAGAGTACTTGAAAAATTTCAGCTTTAAAGGCAGTATTCGCTCTAGTAAAGAAGGTGATATTGTTTTTCCTAACCGTCCTATTTTACAAGTAGAAGCCAATATTATAGAAGCACAAATCATAGAAACACTTTTACTTAATATTCTTAATTTTCAAACCTTAATCGCAACCAAGGCAAGCAGAATACGATACAGTGCTAAAGATGCTATATTATTAGATATGGGATTACGTCGCGCACATGCTACTGGAGGCTATTATGCGTCTAGAGCTGCTGCAATTGGCGGTTTTGATAGTACTAGTAATGTGAAAGCAGCAGAAGATTACAATATTCCATCTACAGGAACAATGGCACATTCTTTTATACAGAGTTATGATAATGAATTAGAGGCTTTTCGCGATTTTGCACAAGTACGACCTAAAAACTGTGTGCTGTTAATAGACACGTACAATACTTTAAAACTAGGGCTTCCAAATGCTATTATAGTCGCAAAAGAAATGGAAGAAAGAGGAGATAAATTGTTTGGAATACGTTTGGATAGTGGTGATTTAGCGTATTTATCCAAAAAAGCGAGAGCCATTTTAGATGCTGCCGACTTGGGTTATGTGAAAATTGTAGTTTCCAATCAGTTAGATGAATTTGTTATCAAAAGTTTAAAAGAACAAAACGCACCAATTGATGTATTTGGTGTAGGGACTAACCTAGTTACCGGAAGACCGGATGCAGCTCTAGATGGTGTCTATAAATTATCCGAATATAATGGGGCTCCAAGAATTAAACTCTCGGAAAATATTATAAAAGTATCACTACCTTTTAAAAAGCAAGTGTATCGAATGATAGATGCCGATGGTATGTTTTATGGTGCAGATGCGGTGGCTATATATTCTGAAGGTGAGATTAACAAAATGGAACACCCTTTTGATATTACGAAACAAATAGATATTACCCTGCTAAAAAAAGAACCTCTATTAGAATTAGTCATGGAACATGGTAAACGTGTCGTACCTGCTAGAACAGTTACGGAAATTTCAAAATATTCACAATCCCGTTTAGAAAAACTTCCAAATGAATATAAACGTTTTCAAAATCCGCATATCTATAAAATAGGACTTAGCAGTCAGCTTAAAAGCGAACGAAATGATCTAATTAACCAACATAAAAGCTAA
- the pncA gene encoding bifunctional nicotinamidase/pyrazinamidase — protein sequence MKTLLVIDAQNDFMPGGSLAVPNGNKIVPVINSIQDTFDLIVATQDWHPKAHSSFAINHDGKSDFEKIEWRGKMQTLWPEHCIQGSKGAKLHPELNTTKYEAIFRKGTDKNIDSYSAFYDNNHLKPTGLTGYLKEKGASQLYFCGLASDICVYFSICDAIKEGFECFFIEDASKALDIEAFENIKTKMIAMGVHMITSASL from the coding sequence ATGAAAACACTTCTAGTCATTGATGCACAAAATGATTTTATGCCTGGTGGATCCCTTGCGGTACCCAACGGTAATAAAATTGTTCCTGTAATAAATAGTATACAAGATACATTTGATTTGATAGTAGCTACGCAAGATTGGCACCCAAAAGCGCATTCCAGTTTTGCTATAAATCATGATGGGAAATCGGATTTTGAGAAGATAGAATGGCGAGGAAAAATGCAAACCTTATGGCCAGAACATTGCATACAAGGTAGCAAAGGTGCAAAATTGCATCCCGAATTAAACACTACAAAATACGAAGCTATTTTTAGAAAAGGAACCGATAAAAACATCGATAGTTATAGTGCCTTTTATGATAATAACCATTTAAAACCAACTGGATTAACCGGTTATTTAAAAGAAAAAGGAGCATCGCAACTCTATTTTTGTGGTCTTGCTTCCGATATTTGTGTTTACTTTTCTATTTGTGACGCCATCAAAGAAGGGTTTGAATGCTTTTTTATTGAAGATGCTTCAAAAGCACTAGATATAGAAGCATTTGAAAATATTAAGACCAAGATGATTGCTATGGGAGTACATATGATAACATCTGCATCTTTATAA